The window ATTATTAAAAATCTTTgtactttatttatttacagtttaaTGGTTAGTAACAGCAGCCTATCTATTGGCATCCAAATTCTCAAATTTATGGTACCTCATGTTCTGGAAATTATACACACTAGTTGAACAGTCAGTTTTATAGAAATAAAAATTACATGGAACTATAACAATACTTAAATTAATAATTGAGCAACTGATAAAATTTATCTAGCAAGTGATTCATCTTCAGGCAGTATTTCAAGTTTCACtttaaaaatgatcataaatgctAATGGAACATAACAAATATTACACAGAATGTATAGTTATAACGCAAAATTGTACTAAAATTTCTTTCTGTATAGTTTCAGCAACCAGTAGAAACATAAAAAATAACCCACCATTTTAACAGGTATCTGCTGACATTATCAACAGCAAGGATTGAGAAATCTGATAAGATATAACCAATAaacacatttttcaaaaatatacaTTTGACCTTCATAGCTACAGTCCAAGGGACATTCACAACAAATACCTGTAAATAGCATACGATGAGTAGTGAGGATTGTTAAATACTTCAAGGCACATCAGCTCTCATATGCAGTGATTCCTCCACAAtatcagaaaaaaataaaataaaaaataagcccAGACTCTACTTTTCTTCAGTGAGAATACAGAATCTCAAATCTGTACACATTCAGTAATATTGATACTAGAAGTTTGATTGCTTTAAACGAGTTAAGACAAATGTACGTATCTATACTGTATATACGTGTGTGGTCAACTTACCAAATTGTCATGGTCTACATGTAAAAAAAGAAACATACTAATATATGCCTCTACAACCACAAAAATCCTCTTAATGTAACCAGTAATGCTATTTTACCTTAAAAACAAGTAATTGCCCAAACATGTAACAAGGTAAGGGGACCCAGACATCAAAACATGGACAAAATTGCCTCTTTACAAATTTACCAGCAACATGTAGAGGAAACCTTGCTAAATAAAACTAAATACACAGTAGAGCCCTGGTAGTTTAAGGTTTTGTGTAATTTAAACGAGTCTTGCGAAAACTGAACTGTTACAAAATACAACAAAACCATGTTTATATGTTTTTCACAAATACATTtcttgtttacaatgtacatagaTGCTATTTCTTTGTTAGTCTCTTCACTAACTGAAGGCACGCATCCGTCAGTTTTATGACTTCCTGTCAGGAAAATAACACTTCCAGCTAGAGCTGTAACTAAAAATAACAAAGTTTCCATCATTGAAATGTTGAGTGAACCCACTGAAGATGGTGACAATATGAAGAATTGCCTGAAGAGATTCTATCAGTGATGGCCTCGCACCGAGGGTTTGGCTGTGCTAGACGCGGTATTAAGTTGACCAGCAAGCGGAAGCAATGCTGACTGACACTAAGCTTCTTAGAAGACGGCGCAACATTGCTGCTCAAAAACTAAACTCTATATTAGAGAGAAGACTCCGGACAATTCTATTataataaatgtttcttctaaaATTGGAAATGTAATTTTACACCTAACACAGTTCGGTACGAACAGTATTGTTTAACACTCTTTTGTACTCAAACATTTATTTGCGTCTTACCCTTCGATTTGTTCTTATTTCTGCGCGATTGGAGGTCAGCCCCAATCATTTCAAATTACTGGGACTCTACTGTAGCTGATATATATTATGTCCCTCCCAAGTCCATTTAAACAGCTGTGTTTCAATTCAACTACTGAAGAGTGAATACAGTCATACATTTTCTTCTGCTTTCCTATACAATTGGTATCTTGCAAACTATAGTATATTTATCGAAGTGTTCATGATTTAGTTGAAAATAAactatttgtatatatatatatatatatatatatatgcaaaaaATTTGCAATTATTTTGAGATAAaaacttcaaaaattaaaattttcaattttttctggtcctaacaaaacaaaacaaaaaagagagaAATTATACACACATTAGTGTGAACAATGACATCCATTACAGCTTCACATTAATTGTTTCTGGAAAACATGCGTCTAAAAACACTTCTGTTAAAAAGTTTTAGGAAAATGCATTAACACTTCTTGGAGTAAAAAACATGAGCTGTTCAACTGAAACAGAGCTGGCAACACTGCTAATAACTGATGGGACAGCCAAGAGGCGACTTTGCTGCACGGTTTGGGTGTAAAAGCTCAGAACAGGGTCAGTCTGAGACATAAATCCACTAGTAGAGGAAAATGTTGAAGCAACATTTGTGTTTACTGCTTATGCCCAAATGAACACAATGTGGCATAATTAGATTCTTAAGCAAAGGTGCTTTGACTGGGAAAATGGTCACTAAGTGTGTTTGTACTCCACAGAAACACATATCAACACTACAATGGAGAGAGGGTGCTGTTTTCGCTGGAGTTTTGCGGATCAACCGCCTCACAGCCAAGATCTCTCCTCTTGCAACAGGCTTTGGTGTGCTGATGAAAGCCCTGTAGAGTAAGCGTTTCATCAAGTGGTTGCAATGGAAGAATGGTTCAAACAGAAATCTTCATTGTTGAGGGTACTGAGAAACTTGTTCAGTGCTGCAACAGGTGCTTGAACAGTGGGAGTGATTATCTATAGACTAACTGTAATCGGAAAGCGGTCATGATATAGTGCATGTTGTCCAAATATACATACACTGTGTTTCTGTGATGAAGATATAGATATTCAGGGATTCTTGAGAACCATTCAAAATAGGAAACATGGTAAAGAAACACTCCAGTTATATGATACATACCAAAGCCACTTTTCCATAGATTGCAAGAGTAAGTGCAGTAGGCACCCGGCCAGCATGGAGGCGTATATCATGAGAGGTTGAGAAAGACTATGAATGTAGGGCAGTCGGCGTGATATCTATTGGACGTGGGTAAGCCTGATCTACGAGTGTTTAGACCACAGTCTGTGTTTAGAAGGTGAAGTGTACACTCGATCAACCTGAGCCCAATGCCGTACGCAGTTGCAGAACTCGCAGGCATGAAGTTCGTGTACGGACAAGCAATCGGTAAAAGTCGGAAAGCAGAAAGATTGTATTGGGCCAATTACCTATGTAAGGTACATCCAATTCATACAAGGAATACCAAATTTTTCTGATGTTAAGAGAAAAGTGGCATTCAGAACAACAATACTATGAGTGAGAAAGAAGAGACTGTATGAATACCCAACTGGAAGGAAGCAGAGCATGATCGCGTGGGTACCCCATTTCACATCAAATGGGTGTTAGCATAGAACTCATTGGAAAGTAATACCGCAACAGCAAATACAACCCCTACCACCCACACAAAGTGCATGCATTGAACCCCTGCTGAGTTTGAAACCATGTGCTATGTTATAGTTACAACAGTGCAATCTGATAGTCTGAAGAGGAGCTTCTGGCAAGGATTCTCACTGCTTGTGACATTGTTAGAATGATGACAGAGATGTTGGACAAGATATGACAGAACTAACGTCATACCTGCATCGAAGATGGGATACGTAATTTTGAACAACAGTTGTAAATGTCTTCATGTTTACATAACGCAGGTAAATACTGATACATGTGCCCTTTTCCAGATCCCTGAAAGTCTACATGATTATCACAGAAACATCCTGTATATACAATGAAAGTTTCTAGTCATCAGTGTATGTTTAACAATCCTTATTCGTGGTTTAAAGTCAAAGAAATTTGACACAAAGGCTGTAATCATATTTTGTGCCGAATTTTGtgaaaagcaaaagaaaaatttcTGAGGAATCCACTTTAAAATAATTAAGTTTGATGAAGTTCTCTTGTCCAGGTCCCCTTGATACAGGATATACAGTATACTAAAATATAAATTAAGGAAGGATAACAGTGGAATTATACAAGGGACCAGTTAAAATGACACACACAAACATGCTTAAGAAACCACCTGGAAACATTAAGATGATGTCTTCTGGTCAGGCATTTAGTCAATAGGTTGCACACAAGTTGGCAGTACAGTAAAAACACTTGTATGCCATGGTGGTGAACTACAATGCTTAGAATTTGGCACATTTTACATAATACTACACCATTTTCGGTATCCTGACACTTCATCGGCAACAACTTCGGAGGGAATTTCTTTGTCCAATGTGTCACTGGTAATGTTCTCATCTAATTCTACTACCTCTACTTCACAATCTTCTTTTGCTAACTTTTCGCTGAGAGTCTCTAGTGGACTGCCTGCAATTTCTAAATTCTCATCAACAGGCTCATGAGAAATTGTGctgttttctttttcttcagtCTTTGCTCTTTTAAATAAGAAGAATGGTGAAGACACAAGGGACAAGAAACTAGATCTTGACGGAGTACTCACTTCTTCAGAATCCTGAGCCTTAAGCTTTTTCAACTCTTGCTCAGTTTCAGAAGTTCTACTTTTCCTTTTCTTGCTGGAACCATCTATTCCAGTTTCTGCGATAATAACACATGAAGTGTTTGCTGTCACATCTTCTGTACTCATGTTCAGCATTTCTGTTTCACATAGTTTTTCAGACTCcatttcctttaatttctcaggtgACTTAGCCTTTTTGTCTGAATGATTTTTAGGAGAGTCTAAAACAGGAAACTGAggagaagacaaagcagaaaagcTATTTGAAGAAGTTGACGGGGATACAAAAGAATTTGAACCACGTATTGGGCGCCTTGCACTGATAGACCGGAGACTTCGACCTAGCGATGACTCCCGCTGGAAAGATCGCTCTCCTCTAGGACTTTCATCAGCAGGCTTTTCCTGCTGGTATGATCGCTCTCCTCTAGGATGTTCATCAGCAGGCTTTTCCTGCTGGAATGATCGCTCTCTTTGAGGACTTTTGTCCATGGGTTTAGAACTGGTATTGGATGAGAGTTCTTCAGCTGTAAACTTTCCACTCTTCTTAGACACATTCTTTCCTGCAGGCGAGGACTCTAAAGAGCCCAAACTGCTGTTGGAAACATGAAGAATGTCGCTGTCTTCTTTCGGCTCCTCTGGCGCTGATACTGTCTTGGTATATGATGAATCTTTAAGAGCTATATCTGATAATCGTATACGAAGGGACCTGTTGCCTAATGTAgtagcagcagcatcatcatcattatcgtcgtcATCTTTACTAGTGGAAGCCTCCCCAGAGCCATTTTCAACAACATCTGGCACACTGTTACTTTTTTCTACCGTCTTTGTTTCAGGTTTCATTCTAGGAGACTTTTTCTGCACTTTCTTTTCAGGACTCTTAGATTTCTTTGAAGGAGAAACACTTTTCTTTTCTGGAGAGCGACTCTCTGATTTTCTGGGAGATGCCCTTGCCTTAACAGGAGTCTTTTCCTCAATTTTACTTGCCTTAACAGGAGTCTTTTCCTCAATTTTACTAACATTAATGGTTTCTTCAACGACAACTACTTGTGTCACAGATATCTGTTCATCTACCTCTTTCTCCTGAGAAACAGCTTGCTGTGCCACATCCATTTTATGCTTGGCACCCTTTTGTTTGTTCAATTTATAGCCTTGCTGAGGCCGGCGATATCTCTGATTGTTGTACTGCTGTCCACTTCCTTGGGCTCTAGAAGTCTGCTCCCTTACAACCTAGAAAGAGAACAGAACATAGCTTTTACACACTTCACTGTAGATCAAAATAATGCTGAAGCAGGAAGACTAACAGGATAATTTTAATTGGTACCCTGATAAAACAACTTGAGAAATGTTCTACATTCCCAGGATTAGGTTTAAAGGGCCTGGATTTGAACCTGGGAGTACTGAgggttttaatcttaaatggtttatTCCCTTGGGTCAGTGACTGGGGGTTAGTGCTGTTtccaagatccctgcaactcatacaccatacccaaccctatcctccaccacaaaacgTGTAGTTTCAATACACAGCAGATTCCACTCACCCTCAtcaaagggtctgccttacaaaagctgcaccaggctggaaatagccacacaaaattattattaacctACCTGGTGGCCACGATCATTAAGATGTCAAGTCTATACCATGACACCATCGTTAGCCGGttagtcccgttggtcaaaaaaatttcaccatcagaatgttggccggcagggtaggaaaggtggtggtatacagtttctaatgaTTAAATTGCGTGCCGAAAGCTTGGACTCAAATCCAAACCTCACTGCAGTTTTCATATGAAGTTAtagcacatgacgctgttgattgttattcgtctgtcagatggagacattaaaCAATGAGCAGACCTCTCGAAGCTATTCGACAGCTATGTACTGCAATTGGGTATCACCACCTCGcttcccactatcatatatcatgccattcatttagTTTCAGTAACTATCCTGATGAGgttaacatcaggaagggcatctgaatGTAAAAACTCcttacgaagattcatcttacttcatacccgacACTGTACAgcaacggggcaagggttggacacacattcTCATAACCTTGTGTCAAGTTAGAAATATGAAGTttagaagcttccacctaatcaatacatatatttacacactattgttctacagtaccggtttcgaccttgtgaacGTCATCTTCAGCTGACACCGGACAACTATAtgatttcaacataagtgttcatattacttCAAGAAACTCAGACTATTATACCACCAGTAGACGAACACGGCTGATCATGTATCGTAACATAGTCGTATATACAACACGACGCAAGAATTaatctgtacttcaaaatgttttattcatctagcCATAAGTTTTATTGTGGAACAGTGGACACTTTATAATTcaaga is drawn from Anabrus simplex isolate iqAnaSimp1 chromosome 1, ASM4041472v1, whole genome shotgun sequence and contains these coding sequences:
- the LOC136865652 gene encoding micronuclear linker histone polyprotein; translated protein: MMRKATENRGLPPSRPYHYRILGRNDEMLDTRSMTLGTDTENYRNAPPEYASRRAPQYQRALQQHYRDRRTRSQYGGRKVVREQTSRAQGSGQQYNNQRYRRPQQGYKLNKQKGAKHKMDVAQQAVSQEKEVDEQISVTQVVVVEETINVSKIEEKTPVKASKIEEKTPVKARASPRKSESRSPEKKSVSPSKKSKSPEKKVQKKSPRMKPETKTVEKSNSVPDVVENGSGEASTSKDDDDNDDDAAATTLGNRSLRIRLSDIALKDSSYTKTVSAPEEPKEDSDILHVSNSSLGSLESSPAGKNVSKKSGKFTAEELSSNTSSKPMDKSPQRERSFQQEKPADEHPRGERSYQQEKPADESPRGERSFQRESSLGRSLRSISARRPIRGSNSFVSPSTSSNSFSALSSPQFPVLDSPKNHSDKKAKSPEKLKEMESEKLCETEMLNMSTEDVTANTSCVIIAETGIDGSSKKRKSRTSETEQELKKLKAQDSEEVSTPSRSSFLSLVSSPFFLFKRAKTEEKENSTISHEPVDENLEIAGSPLETLSEKLAKEDCEVEVVELDENITSDTLDKEIPSEVVADEVSGYRKWCSIM